From the genome of Mycobacterium dioxanotrophicus, one region includes:
- a CDS encoding twin-arginine translocation pathway signal yields the protein MTVKTDNEEVDVFDLVGTADAEDVRVEAGKRRWWTPLQRRWFPLTLAFALVLSAALAGWLYFAQYRPDRATDQAVQQTVLKAATDGTVALLSYKPDSLDHDFTTAKSHLTGDFLSYYNKFTQEIVTPAAKQKAVSTSAAVVRSAVMEMHPDSAVVMVFVNQATTSNQNPDGSFAASTVKVGLTKVDGSWLISSFDPV from the coding sequence GTGACCGTGAAGACTGACAACGAAGAAGTCGACGTATTCGACCTGGTCGGAACAGCCGACGCCGAAGACGTACGCGTCGAGGCAGGGAAGCGTCGGTGGTGGACACCCTTGCAGCGCCGCTGGTTTCCGCTGACGCTGGCATTCGCACTGGTGCTGTCGGCGGCGTTGGCCGGCTGGCTGTACTTCGCGCAGTACCGGCCGGACCGCGCGACCGATCAGGCTGTGCAGCAGACGGTTCTCAAGGCCGCGACGGACGGCACCGTGGCGCTGCTGTCGTACAAACCGGACAGCCTCGATCACGACTTCACCACCGCCAAGTCGCATCTGACCGGCGACTTCCTGTCGTATTACAACAAGTTCACCCAGGAGATCGTCACACCCGCCGCCAAGCAGAAGGCGGTGTCCACCTCGGCGGCCGTGGTACGCAGCGCGGTCATGGAGATGCACCCCGATTCGGCGGTGGTGATGGTCTTCGTCAATCAAGCCACCACGAGTAACCAGAATCCCGACGGCAGCTTCGCGGCCAGCACAGTCAAGGTCGGACTGACCAAGGTCGACGGTAGCTGGCTGATCTCGTCCTTCGACCCGGTCTGA